The sequence CTCCTTAAGAATAAGCTGGTCCTAACCCCTGAAATGGGTCCGACTCAGGCCGGTGGTGTACTCCCTAAGAATAAGCTGGTCCTAACCCCTGAAATGGGTCTGACTCAGGCCGGCATGGACCAGCATAGACACAGATCCATTCCAGGCTCAGGTACTACTTAAGGTTGCAGGAAAAACTGAGGTCATTAACCAGACACCCGTTGTGTGCTGAAACAGCATTCATTTAACCTGAAgccagagaggctgagagtcAGGCCTCCACTAGACCAGtcaccacacagacactagcATGCTAGACCAGtcaccacacagacactagcACGCTCACAGAGACACTAGCACgctcacatatactcacacgCTAAACCAGtcaccacacagacactagcacgctcacatatactcacacgCTAAACCAGtcaccacacagacactagcACGCTCACATATACTCACATGCTAAGGGCCTCATTTGTCAAGTAGACTGCAGAGCCATTTTGGGATCCATCTCTGGGTGTGTTAGGACCACAGAGCACAGCGTTGTGTCAATATTGACTGATGAAGGGAAATCATTTGTGTTGATgataaagagaaggaaatggcTGGGCCTGAGTGTTTGTTCTTAAAGTGAAGAATCTGAGGTGGACTACTCCCTGTCAGACACACTCCCTATCACTGCTGCTGATCTGAGAACGGGGTGTCACTTTCTAGGCAGCAGGTCAACACCGCACACACAACTACTACAgctctcaggacacacacacacacacacacacacactgtgtatttACAACACTGGCTAGCACAGAACACAGCATGTAGACTAtataaacacagagcacagcatgGACACCTATAGCTCTCaggtttgacacacacacacacacacacacacacacattggggaCAGAGCTGGACTGAGCCTTCTACTCTGTATACTCTACACATCTGTGTATAttagtactgtactgttctctgagCTATACTCTGTATACGCTACACATCTGTGTATATTGGTACTATACTGTTCTCTGAGCTATACTCTGTATATATTCCctgtacaaacacactgtaTATTCCTGTCCTAAGTCTTGTCCTGATGAAGTCTTTGCCCATGTGCAGCGTTGTATAGAATCACTGTGGTCCTGGGTCTGATCCCAGGCAGCAGAGGAGCCATTGAACATGCACGGTGTGCTGTGAGTGCTGTGGGATTAAATGGTGAGCAGTGAACgtttgtgttctttttgtgTTCTTCTTCCAGGACAAGCCTCCCCCCTACTCCCCACCCGAGGACAAGAAGAAGCAGTAGAGTAGGCCTGAGCCACCCGCGGTCtctcccagcccagcccagccccgcTCAGCCCAGCCTCTCCAGCTActgtcctttcccctctctctctcctcaggctGCTGAGTctgtcatctctccctctctccctctttccttttgCATCCGTTTCTTAAGCAGGCTTCTCTCTAAGCTTCACTGgtgccactctctctgtctcgtggTTTGGAATCTGGAACAGATGAGAACGGAATGTTACTGTTGCCGCGGCAATGACTCGGAAAAGATGGCGGTGGTGGTAGCTAGTCTGTTGTGGGGCCAGAGACAGTGTAGAGGGTAGACAGTGTCGCCGTGTCCGACTGAGAAGAATGAATGACCGGTAGCCTGCCTCACTGTTAGTGAATGTAtatgatgtttattttatttcatttaatttcattttagtCTGACTGCTTTCTACCAAATCAAAACTAACTTGGAGTAACACTAAACTAGCTAGTCAGTGTTTAATTGTCGTTCTGTTTGTCcgtttgtatgtattgttaggagttttttggggggtgggggaaatGCAGCCTGGGACCAATGTACTAATGCATAGTGAAAGGCCAGTGTGAAGTTATTGGTAGCGACCGCAGGTGTGGGGGAAAACACTAGCATCCTGTGTGAAGTTATTGGTAGCGACCGCAGGTGTGAGGAGAAACACTAGCATCCTGTGTGAAGTTATTGGTAGCGACCGCAGGTGTGAGGGAAAACACTAGCATCCTGTGTGAAGTTATTGGTAGCGACCGCAGGTGTGAGGGAGACGTTGATCTGGGATCAGTTGGCAGGGGGAAGCCATATTGGGAGGATTACAGTCAGAAGCCATCTACCCCACTTAACCCCTCACAcaggccccccctccccccgctgggtgacctctgacctctgggcAAGCATCTCGGCAGACACGGCACTGGGGCATACTATGTCTctgcaccctgtgtgtgtgtgtgtgtgtgtgtgtgtgtgtgtgtgtgcgctgtacAGCATGCTGACTGAATGCCTCAGTGTCGTCGTGTCGCTTGTATGAAGGTTTCTCGATCTGTCAATCAAGCAGAAGCTGTCCAGGAAGCTGCTGATGTCTCAACGGATCCGTCCCAGTTCTGGGCCGGATCTGGGCTGGATCAGTTCCAGGGTCAGCTGCTGAATTGGAGCCACCCTACTGTTTGCACTTTAAAAATGCTACGCTATGCAGCAGCGACCAAACCCCACCTAACCGcccgcctcccccccccccccctctctctttcgctcctcATTGTAAAATTGATAATATATGCGCTATTTATTTCCATACAAGATGACTACAACATGACGTACTTTACTTGAATGTCGAGCTGTACCAGTCTAGCATGGGTTTTGAACTGTGACGTCAACTCTGCATCAGTTTGGATTTTAATAAACTAAACTTGTGTGAAGTGAAACACGCTGGTGGATGTCTTTGTCTTACagcagtttatttatttatttatttatttatttgtttgtttttcatccaACAAACTCTGAGAGTGGatcttgtgtttttctctgtttttcccaGGAGGCAACATTACAGTACTTTATAGTTACTACTTGAGTAGGGTCAGGAGGGAGTGGCAAATCTCAGAATGTCATGGGAGGTTTGTctcggagagtgtgtgtgtgtgtctgtgtgtgtgtgtgtgtgtgtgtgtaaaagccgCTCTCACAGCCTTCCCAGTAGAGTCACTGTCTCTGAAGCTTTTTAAGTGCAAAGTCGTCCTGTCCTGACatgacccccccgcccccccatccACTCAGACCAAAGGCTCAAGTACTGGCCCAGTGGGTGAGGGGGCGCTGGGGGTTTGGTGCCACCGGACAGGAGTGTCGTACCTCTGAGGTGGAGATATAGAGAGATGTTTCTATAAGAgacatgagtttgtgtttgtttgtttgttgtgttttttcatGAGTTAGCTCAGAGATGCTTCGCacactttcccttttttcttgtGTAGTGATTTCCACAGGCCTGTGGGAGGACGTCTCGTCTCTGTCAGTCACCTCAGTCCAAATCCAGGGGGTCTGATTGTAAAGTCGGTTCTGGAGGGTGGTCCCTCCTCCTCatcgacccccccaccccccaccccgagGCGGTCAGGGGGGGCAGAGTGTGACACTGACGCCCTCTCCGATCCAGCACGCGGGGAAGAGCTCCTGAGAGAAGGCACAGTGGAAGGCGTGCAGCCGCGTCTGGCCCTCGCCGTAGTAGGTGAGCGTGCCGGCCTCGTAGTCCAGCAGCATGCCGATGTGCAGCGGCTGGTGCTGCGGCTGCAGCTGCGGCGCGGCAACCGGCTCGCGCCGTCCGGCGTGCCAGGCGCTGAACTGCCGCTCGTCCAGCTGCAGGCTCCAGGAGAGCTCGTTCATTCCCACCATGCACTGCTTGCCCTTCTCCTTGCGCGGGATGGCCTGGTAGGTGACGCCCAGGTAGGCCCAGGGCTTGGACACCTCCAGCTCCCAGTAGTGGCGTCCGTGGAGGAAGCCCTCGTGGCACAGCACCTGCCAGGTGTGGTCGAACCGCGCTTTGTCCGCCGGCACCTGCCGCGGCCCCGTTGTCAGGTGCTCCGCTCGGCGGTTGCTTAGCGACAGCTGCAGGTGGGAGTTAGCCGTGCGGGGGTCGAAAGTGAGCGAACAGCGATCTGTGGGGAGTGACGAGGGTAGAGGTTATTAATTTATATCTGTGGAGAGTGGACAAGTTATTATTGATAATAATTAGAAGAACTGAATTCTTTTAAAGCCCCAGTATGTGAGAATTAGTgtttttttgctactgagctccccctaaagttgcagaGTGTAGCTCACATTTACACCACTGTTGTAAATACTAATCCCGctttgagaccccctaatggacagtggtacacgtgtatttgttgacaagccgAAGAATACGGAACCAGCAAAGACAACGCCAGAAGCCAAATAAGTATGTAGACTGACAATGTAGGGTAAtattacaagattttacacaaatatgacagcatagttttatttagtgtgacatcggagatgaacgccaacataaacaaaaataacaaaaacagaatgacaaatttgagttttgctgaaatactgctcgcATTGTCAGCcaatatacattgttttctaagcgtttgaatgtggagtgtgTAATCGAATACAATTTTGGCAACATGATGAAGGCACCTATTGTGCATAATTTatattggacagtgtaatttatcGCAAGCTAGCggagttaggttttcaaggtttcAAAAGGTTTCTAACCTTTTGGCATGAGAGGAATTTATTTGGATGGCTGAGACTGAGGTAGATAACTATAAACCTCTGAGATGGATGACAGCGATAAGGTTACTACCTATGttgcattctttcataaataacattggcagggatgtttatgatgaaaaactagTGAATTGAAACCTTTccaaacacagccaaacatcaagcaagcgcaacacaagatATAGCAAGACCACTTATAAGTTCTGTTGACTAGTCCGACAGAAAAAAGGCCTGCtcagcatctgacttgcatccttctgtcttctgtctgtgtgttagcgctcgccaacgagtaaaagccagtccgagACTGTATCATCTTGCTCTGTTACTCTAAAATCAGACTTACACTCGCCGAGTCCCTCTTTGCCCCCGGGGTAAGAAGGGGTGGCAGGGCTGGGCACGACGGCCAGCGTGGGCTTTTTATCCAGGGGGGATCCTGGAGGTAGAGAGGCATTAGAGTTACAAAACAGACAATGCAGCGTTCTCTCTTTCGTCCATCTTTTTTtaatcctcctctgtctcttttggGTCAAGCTCCAGTTTCTAATCACAAGCTGAAATGTTATGATTTTGCTGTTGGAACATTCAAATTTTTGGCATTATAACCATTCTGTGATTTTAAAGCACAATAAAAAGATGCGTGTCTTTTAATATGgtgcaatgaatatctgaaagGCCTCACAGACAAACCAATTACATCAAATCCTTATCAAAGAAAACTGTTTCAGTGTTGCTAATGTTGAAGGACACAGACATGAagacactctttctgtctctcactctctacatctctctctcactctctacatctctctgtctctttctttctctcactctctacatctgtctctcactctctacatctctctctctctctctctcattcccaccTTCTTTGTCCTGCCCGATAGCGGTGTCCATGGCCTTTACCAGGTCCTCCAGCACCAGTTTGGATATTTTGGAGAGGATGTCCATGACACCCGTCAGTCTGTCCTGCAGATTGACGTTGACGTCAACAGCAACTTCCTGCAGCTGTGGTACCTCCACAGGTCGAGATTCCTgtggcagacacacaaacacacacaccctcccatcAGTGGAATGTGTAAGTTGTATCAACAGAGcaatatggacacacacaacatgcaacacaacatacaaaaaGACAGTGCACTAACGTGTATGAGCTTGCTGTCTGGTagtgttacacaaacacacacacactgtcctgtaTGAGCTTGCGGTCTGgtagtactacacacacacacacacacacactgacctgtatGAGCTTGCGGTCTGgtagtattacacacacacacactgacctgtatGAGCTTGCGGTCTGGTGgtattacacacaaacacacacacacacacactgtcctgtaTGTGCTTGCGGTCTGgtagtattacacacacacactgtcctgtaTGTGCTTGCGGTCTGgtagtattacacacacacacacactgtcctgtaTGTGCTTGCGGTCTGgtagtattacacacacacacacacacactgacctgtatGAGCTTGTTGTCTGGTAGCGTCCTGAGTGTGTCTATCAGCTGGTGGCTCTGCCTGAGCCTCTGGGCCTGCTCCTGCAGGGCGTCcagctgggcctgggcctgggtcAGCACCGCCTCCTGCTCCTGACTCACGTGGCTTTCTGTCACCTCCTGCTTCTCCTCCAGGACCTTCACCAGCTGGGAGAACCGCGTGTGCAGCCACTCGCCCGTCTTCTGGTAGGACCCctgcacccaccccaccccaacacaaacacaacaggccAGTTAGGGGAGCACTCATCttatttctgtttttccttgcccctgtcactattgtgcttgctctaagggggttcaggcccttggcactgtaaagcgccttgagacaattgtattgttttaacgCTATATTATATTCAATATGCATTGAATTTAACTGAATTTACTGTGCTGCCTTTAAGCACTTTAGTCACTGAAGTTGGTgattttcacactcacacacacacacacacacaaacacattcacacacacacacacaccttagcggTGGCGATGTTCTCCTTGAGCTTGATGatgttcctctctgtttcatCCATGTGCTTCTTTATTTCCACAGCCGCCTTCTTCAGTCCAGCCTGTTGAAGCAACATGCATTGTGTTCTTCAGTATCCCCCGCAACGGTAAACATAAAGGTAAACCTCTAAAAGTGTCTTATTTCACCTCCAACTACATTAATAACACTATTATTACATTCTTTATGACGAACTTGTGATGTAATACCTAGATTCCTGACATGTGTGCAGGGTTTATTAGAGAAATTATGATTAATAAGGGTTTTATTAATTAATGGCCTCAACAGCTGTTATTACTATATTACTATATTACTTAGGACTATATTACCTCTCtacttttcctctcctcttcgaCCAGAACCTGTTCATGGTTTTTACAGGCGGTGATGGCGCATTCGTAGCACACGCACATCCCTTCAGTCTTGCAATAAATGACCAGAGGTTTGTTGTGTCGACCGCAGAGCTCCAGGCCCGGTTCGGTGCAGTCTGCCCTGGACACCGAGGGCAGCTCCCTGGAGACCGTGCCGTCGGTCAACAGACACAGGGAGACGTTCCTCTTCAGTGGCGGCCTGCTCTTGAACTCTTCATTGCATAGCGGACACAGTGCCCCGATGCCTGCTTTCTCCTTGGTATCCCACAGCTTACCAATGCATTCCTGACAGAAAGTGTGTCCGCATGGGATGGTGACAGGCACTCGAAATTTCTCTATGCAGATGGCGCAATTCAAATTGTCAGACTCCATTCCCTTCTAAGAATCATCGAGTTCTGTATGAAAACAAGAGTACAGAAAATACTGTGAAATGAAAACGTGAAACTAATGCAGACAGTCCGTTATAAATAATGCATACGCTGACAACTGCAATCAAAACACAAATTACTTCACCCTctccaaacacagacatttactGGATGGCGTCCTGCCCGTTGCTGTTAGTTGTTTTTTTCTAGCACAGAATATGAAAATCCAGCTAATTTAAAATCCTATCAATGACGTTGCTAGGAGCGTTAGCTAGGTATGATTACTGGCAGTTTGCTGGCATAACGTTGTTGACTTGTGGACCGCTGGGTCAGTCGGGAGGCTGCTTAgtgttattttatatttattataagaATTTCACTTAAACCGTTAAGTCAACCACAATGTTGTGGAACTCTCCATCGGTAGCTAACCAGCTaagttagctaggctagctagctCTGTCTGGCATCCACAGCAGCAAGCTTTGTTCAGCACTATGCTAATTTCGTTACAATGAAAGATACATGTTTTGTTCAAATTTGACATGGTATAAATAGCTGCATACAGACTATTGTCAGTACATTTTTCAATGCTACGTCAACTTACAAGAAACTCTGAATGACGGGCATCTGATGTTGATGAACCTACTCCAGCTTCTCATCACCCAATCACCCAACAACCCAACAGATGCTTCCACCAAATGACGTACTTACGTTTCCGTAAATCCAAAACGCTTGCTTGGCGAAGCAGCGTTACGCCATCCTAAATAACACATCCGATTTTTAGCAATGGCGGCCGAATACTGTtgaaaacatgttaaaataaTAGTCCGGTCTGAAACTTACTACAATACGCTAGTTAAGACTAGCGAGTGTTGAAAATAAACGTAATTTAAAGTCGAATTTGCATGTCTGGCTGTAGTATTTATGGTGACATAGATCCTAATGAAA is a genomic window of Clupea harengus chromosome 1, Ch_v2.0.2, whole genome shotgun sequence containing:
- the trim65 gene encoding tripartite motif-containing protein 65; the encoded protein is MESDNLNCAICIEKFRVPVTIPCGHTFCQECIGKLWDTKEKAGIGALCPLCNEEFKSRPPLKRNVSLCLLTDGTVSRELPSVSRADCTEPGLELCGRHNKPLVIYCKTEGMCVCYECAITACKNHEQVLVEEERKSREAGLKKAAVEIKKHMDETERNIIKLKENIATAKGSYQKTGEWLHTRFSQLVKVLEEKQEVTESHVSQEQEAVLTQAQAQLDALQEQAQRLRQSHQLIDTLRTLPDNKLIQESRPVEVPQLQEVAVDVNVNLQDRLTGVMDILSKISKLVLEDLVKAMDTAIGQDKEGSPLDKKPTLAVVPSPATPSYPGGKEGLGEYRCSLTFDPRTANSHLQLSLSNRRAEHLTTGPRQVPADKARFDHTWQVLCHEGFLHGRHYWELEVSKPWAYLGVTYQAIPRKEKGKQCMVGMNELSWSLQLDERQFSAWHAGRREPVAAPQLQPQHQPLHIGMLLDYEAGTLTYYGEGQTRLHAFHCAFSQELFPACWIGEGVSVTLCPP